From a region of the Paenibacillus sp. R14(2021) genome:
- a CDS encoding glycoside hydrolase family 127 protein has protein sequence MTAHSKPIPLKLVTITDSYWSAYQKLIQDTVIPYQWEALNDRIQGAEPSHAIRNFRIAAGLEQGEFGGMVFQDSDLAKWLEAVGFSLAIRPDAKLERLADEAIALVGMAQGEDGYFNTYFTVKEPGNRWTNLQDCHELYVAGHFMEAAVAYYYGTGKRSLLDIMCRFADYIDSVFGPLPGQLRGYDGHQEIELALVKLYGATGEERYLRLSQFFIDERGQEPNFLLNEWSARGGVSHWTGRVTPKPDMAYNQAHVPVREQAAAVGHAVRAVYMYAAMADLALHTGDEPLLEACRRLWTNTVTKQMYITGGIGTTHLGEAFTFDYDLPNNSVYAETCASIGLIFFAQRMLSLEANGAYADVLERALYNNVVGSMSCDGKHFFYVNPLEVWPEASQRNPDLHHVKAERQAWFGCSCCPPNVARLLASLGEYIYTAGTDTLYTHLYIGSEAIVELAGQSVSLRQETRYPWDGEVTFTLELAEAAAFTLALRIPGWCDGAVIFVNGQPAEGVRVKKGYAYVSRTWRSGDNVSLTLPMAVKLMEANPNVRSNAGKGALQRGPLVYCLEEKDNGSRLASISISPEAVFDAKFDSELPGGGGIVLEGVGVKDGEESWRGELYRPLRREAGRIPLKAIPYSLWGNRGSGEMAVWLRLSN, from the coding sequence ATGACAGCACACAGCAAGCCGATCCCGCTCAAGCTGGTAACGATAACGGACAGCTACTGGTCGGCGTACCAGAAGCTGATTCAAGATACGGTCATCCCTTACCAATGGGAAGCCTTGAATGACCGCATTCAGGGCGCCGAGCCGAGTCATGCGATCCGCAACTTCCGAATCGCGGCTGGACTGGAGCAGGGCGAGTTCGGCGGCATGGTGTTCCAGGACAGCGACCTGGCCAAGTGGCTGGAGGCCGTCGGCTTCAGTCTCGCGATCCGGCCGGACGCGAAGCTGGAACGTCTGGCGGATGAAGCGATTGCGCTGGTCGGCATGGCTCAGGGCGAGGATGGTTACTTCAACACGTATTTTACGGTGAAGGAGCCCGGAAACCGGTGGACGAATCTGCAGGATTGCCATGAGCTGTATGTGGCCGGCCACTTCATGGAAGCGGCAGTCGCGTACTACTACGGGACGGGCAAGCGCAGCCTTCTCGATATCATGTGCCGGTTCGCCGATTATATCGATTCCGTGTTCGGCCCGCTGCCGGGTCAGCTGCGCGGCTATGACGGTCACCAAGAGATCGAGCTTGCGCTGGTCAAGCTGTACGGCGCGACGGGCGAGGAGCGCTATTTGCGGCTCAGCCAGTTCTTCATCGACGAGCGGGGACAGGAACCGAATTTCCTGCTGAACGAATGGTCGGCCAGGGGCGGCGTCTCCCACTGGACAGGGCGCGTAACGCCGAAGCCGGATATGGCGTACAATCAAGCGCATGTACCGGTTCGGGAGCAGGCCGCGGCGGTCGGTCACGCGGTACGCGCGGTATACATGTACGCGGCTATGGCGGATTTGGCGCTGCATACCGGCGACGAGCCGCTGCTTGAGGCTTGCCGCAGACTGTGGACCAACACGGTGACGAAGCAAATGTATATCACCGGCGGCATCGGCACGACGCATCTCGGCGAAGCGTTTACGTTCGATTACGACCTGCCGAACAATTCCGTCTATGCGGAAACCTGCGCTTCGATCGGTCTCATTTTCTTCGCGCAGCGGATGCTGTCGCTGGAAGCGAACGGTGCGTATGCCGACGTACTGGAACGCGCCCTCTATAATAATGTCGTCGGCAGCATGTCCTGCGACGGCAAGCATTTCTTCTATGTGAATCCACTGGAGGTGTGGCCGGAGGCTTCGCAGCGCAATCCGGACCTGCATCATGTGAAAGCCGAGCGCCAAGCCTGGTTCGGCTGCTCCTGCTGCCCGCCGAATGTAGCGCGTCTGCTGGCGTCGCTAGGCGAGTACATCTATACCGCGGGAACGGATACCCTATATACACATCTCTATATCGGCAGCGAGGCAATTGTCGAGCTTGCGGGACAATCGGTATCGCTTCGGCAGGAGACGCGGTACCCGTGGGACGGAGAAGTGACGTTTACGCTGGAACTGGCAGAGGCAGCGGCATTCACGCTTGCGCTGCGTATTCCTGGCTGGTGCGATGGCGCGGTAATTTTCGTTAACGGACAGCCGGCAGAAGGCGTTCGCGTGAAGAAAGGCTATGCGTACGTGAGCCGGACATGGCGCAGCGGCGACAACGTGAGCTTGACGCTTCCGATGGCGGTTAAGCTCATGGAGGCGAACCCGAACGTACGCAGCAACGCGGGCAAAGGCGCACTGCAGCGCGGGCCGCTCGTGTACTGCCTGGAAGAGAAGGACAACGGAAGTCGGCTGGCCTCCATCAGCATCTCGCCGGAAGCCGTGTTCGACGCGAAGTTCGACTCCGAGCTGCCGGGCGGAGGGGGCATCGTCCTGGAAGGGGTAGGCGTCAAGGACGGCGAGGAAAGCTGGCGCGGCGAGCTCTATCGTCCGCTTCGCAGGGAGGCCGGGCGCATTCCGCTCAAAGCCATCCCGTACAGCTTATGGGGCAACCGAGGCAGCGGCGAGATGGCGGTGTGGCTAAGACTATCGAATTAA
- a CDS encoding amidase family protein, with the protein MRNLFKIVLALLLAIAVVPWQNADAKEQGFDPFEKSIDQIYEALVSGQTTSEQLVDYYLARIAAYDKTGPRVNAIITVNDKAVELAKQLDAERKATGPRSKLHGIPIVVKDNYDVVGMPTTAGSVALKSSYPAKNAFAVQKLIDAGAIVIAKTNMSEFAASYGRLGYSSLGGLTLNPYNLNRDASGSSSGSAAAVASDFAVFGLGTDTSGSIRGPANVTGLVGVRPTLGLTSRSGVIPAALSFDTAGPLARSVTDAAIALGAMAGTDKNDYATRAADKHAADYSAGLNAASLKTARIGVAAEFFGDNAEVDEIVNKAIAGMKRMGTQFVPVTFSKTTSYLWTPVLGPVGDAEFKVQLEKYLGRLPQGQPKTLQDIIDISESPEVLGSATPVNPARLEGLKTALGAAANKNSPSYNRIMQKIIPETRGEIQKIMKENRLDAIVFPTMSCPASPRFDREDPTYKCEAYDTYAASYVASATGYPEVTVPAGGTKDGLPVGISFFGLAYSEQKLLSLAYSFEQSAKARTAPIHTPELPILLPALQP; encoded by the coding sequence ATGAGAAACCTATTTAAAATTGTTTTAGCGCTGCTATTGGCAATTGCCGTCGTTCCTTGGCAGAACGCCGACGCGAAGGAACAGGGCTTCGACCCTTTCGAGAAAAGCATCGATCAAATCTACGAGGCGCTGGTCTCGGGCCAAACGACGTCCGAGCAATTGGTCGACTATTATTTGGCCCGCATCGCGGCGTACGACAAGACCGGTCCGCGCGTGAACGCCATTATTACGGTGAACGATAAGGCCGTCGAGCTCGCGAAGCAATTGGATGCGGAACGCAAGGCGACCGGGCCGCGAAGCAAGCTGCACGGTATACCGATCGTCGTGAAGGACAACTACGACGTGGTTGGCATGCCGACGACGGCGGGATCCGTGGCACTGAAATCGTCATATCCGGCCAAGAACGCCTTTGCCGTTCAGAAGCTGATCGATGCCGGCGCGATCGTGATCGCGAAGACGAATATGTCCGAATTTGCGGCCTCCTACGGCCGTTTGGGCTATAGCTCTCTTGGCGGATTGACGCTCAATCCGTACAACCTGAACCGCGATGCCTCCGGCTCAAGCAGCGGCTCCGCCGCCGCCGTCGCGTCCGATTTTGCGGTATTCGGCTTGGGCACCGATACGTCCGGCTCCATCCGGGGACCTGCCAACGTAACGGGGCTCGTCGGCGTCAGGCCTACGCTCGGCTTGACCAGCCGCAGCGGCGTCATCCCCGCCGCGCTATCGTTTGATACGGCAGGCCCGCTGGCCAGAAGCGTGACGGATGCGGCGATCGCGCTCGGTGCCATGGCCGGCACGGACAAGAACGACTACGCGACGAGAGCCGCGGATAAACACGCCGCGGACTACAGCGCCGGATTGAACGCCGCCTCGCTGAAGACGGCCCGAATCGGCGTTGCTGCCGAGTTCTTCGGCGACAATGCCGAGGTGGACGAGATCGTTAACAAGGCGATCGCCGGCATGAAGCGGATGGGGACGCAGTTCGTGCCCGTCACCTTCTCCAAGACGACGAGCTACTTGTGGACCCCGGTGCTCGGCCCGGTCGGAGACGCGGAATTCAAGGTACAGCTGGAGAAGTATCTTGGCCGCCTGCCGCAAGGTCAGCCGAAGACGCTTCAGGACATCATTGACATCAGCGAATCGCCGGAGGTGCTCGGCTCGGCTACGCCGGTCAACCCGGCACGCCTCGAGGGACTGAAGACCGCGCTGGGCGCGGCGGCGAACAAGAACTCGCCGTCGTACAACCGAATCATGCAGAAGATCATACCGGAGACGCGGGGCGAAATTCAGAAAATCATGAAAGAAAACCGGCTGGACGCGATCGTCTTCCCGACGATGTCCTGCCCCGCATCCCCGCGTTTCGACCGCGAAGATCCGACGTATAAGTGCGAAGCGTACGACACGTACGCGGCCAGCTACGTCGCGTCGGCTACCGGTTACCCGGAGGTGACGGTTCCGGCCGGCGGGACCAAGGACGGCTTGCCGGTCGGCATCTCGTTCTTCGGCCTGGCCTACAGCGAACAGAAGCTTCTGAGCCTGGCGTACTCGTTCGAGCAATCGGCGAAGGCCAGAACCGCGCCGATCCATACGCCCGAGTTGCCGATTCTGCTTCCGGCGCTGCAGCCTTAA
- a CDS encoding AraC family transcriptional regulator, with the protein MFLWNETATWLNQNALRLKTDGAAFTVHYWGVQDRMMSNFLHKHSFLEICYVLGGQGTYLDDGKLYPLSKGSLFCSRPGITHYIESHPELAILYVAFELDESDSSEAMRTAFQALAETDTCIVQDGDELAAAQLWRALIRRSGDEASLPEAVLLHIAVSLLLSLPAVFGKPLPRQWTAPKRSSIALLKQAKLFITDNLSDDDLSLDKVAAQINISARHLSRLFASNVNESYTNYVRKQRIRRAAELLRYSERTIKEISELTGFGSVHYFTRTFSSLMKTTPARFRDDARTHD; encoded by the coding sequence ATGTTTCTGTGGAATGAAACCGCCACTTGGCTCAATCAAAACGCCCTTCGGCTCAAGACGGATGGAGCTGCCTTCACCGTCCATTATTGGGGCGTCCAAGACCGCATGATGTCGAACTTCCTGCATAAACATTCTTTCCTCGAAATCTGTTACGTGCTGGGCGGCCAAGGGACGTATCTGGACGACGGCAAGCTCTATCCGCTGTCCAAAGGCAGTCTGTTCTGCTCTCGTCCCGGCATTACCCACTACATTGAAAGCCATCCCGAGCTCGCCATCCTCTACGTTGCCTTCGAGCTTGATGAGAGCGACAGCTCGGAAGCGATGCGAACCGCGTTCCAAGCTCTCGCCGAGACGGACACCTGCATCGTCCAAGACGGCGACGAGCTGGCAGCCGCGCAGCTGTGGCGCGCCTTAATAAGGCGCAGCGGCGATGAGGCTTCCCTGCCGGAGGCGGTGCTCCTGCATATTGCCGTCTCCCTGCTGCTGTCGCTGCCGGCCGTGTTCGGCAAGCCCTTACCGCGGCAGTGGACAGCGCCGAAGCGCAGCTCCATCGCGCTGCTGAAGCAGGCGAAGCTGTTCATCACCGACAACCTGAGCGACGACGACCTGTCGCTCGACAAGGTTGCGGCGCAGATTAATATCTCGGCGCGGCATCTGTCCCGCCTGTTCGCCTCCAACGTCAACGAATCGTACACCAATTACGTACGCAAGCAGCGCATCCGCCGGGCAGCCGAGCTGCTGCGATACTCCGAGCGTACCATCAAGGAAATATCGGAGCTGACCGGCTTCGGCTCGGTTCATTATTTTACCCGTACGTTCAGCAGCTTGATGAAAACGACGCCTGCCCGGTTTCGGGATGATGCACGAACGCATGATTAA
- a CDS encoding phytanoyl-CoA dioxygenase family protein, translated as MIKPQDVEFYNEEGYLLVKGVFNQDEVIQMRTAVGNIIDRAAKANRDHNAQWQGDFLPADELKKLVLKGFHDVHYHDASFLRALMHPNMTAVLSQIIGPNVQLHHSKMLVKPPENGAAFPMHQDHPYFPHEQHTMLAASVHLDDANVENGCLHVIPGSHKQGSLPHVGRHYLNAKEYPISAGIPCVAEAGDVLFFNYLTIHGSPPNRSERNRRNVLFQYRSATDFPTTKEHFDWGMGLMVCGENPHFDKVHPEFRIV; from the coding sequence ATGATTAAACCACAGGATGTTGAATTTTACAATGAAGAAGGCTACCTGCTCGTTAAAGGCGTATTCAACCAAGATGAAGTGATACAGATGCGTACGGCGGTCGGCAATATTATTGACCGCGCGGCCAAAGCAAATAGGGACCACAATGCCCAGTGGCAGGGAGACTTCCTCCCGGCCGATGAATTGAAGAAGCTTGTGCTGAAAGGCTTCCACGACGTTCATTATCACGACGCTTCGTTCCTGCGTGCGCTGATGCATCCCAATATGACGGCGGTGCTTTCGCAAATCATCGGCCCGAACGTTCAGCTCCATCACTCCAAGATGCTCGTTAAGCCGCCGGAGAACGGCGCGGCATTCCCGATGCATCAGGATCACCCGTACTTCCCGCACGAACAGCATACGATGCTTGCGGCAAGCGTTCATCTGGACGATGCCAATGTGGAGAACGGCTGTCTTCACGTCATCCCCGGCTCCCATAAGCAAGGCTCGCTGCCGCATGTGGGCAGACATTATTTGAACGCCAAGGAATACCCGATCTCGGCAGGCATCCCATGCGTGGCGGAAGCGGGCGACGTGCTGTTCTTCAACTATTTAACCATTCACGGCTCGCCGCCAAACCGCAGCGAGCGCAACCGCCGCAACGTGCTGTTCCAGTATCGCAGCGCGACGGATTTCCCGACGACAAAGGAGCATTTTGACTGGGGCATGGGCCTCATGGTGTGCGGCGAAAATCCGCATTTCGATAAGGTTCACCCGGAGTTTAGAATCGTCTAA
- a CDS encoding efflux RND transporter periplasmic adaptor subunit translates to MRKWWLLGIGVLFVAAGVVVYMRMGSKETAAAPVVATTRVIKGTIDVHVSGTGSLAPVDKETIKSSEQGTVEKVNVKEGDVVKKGDVLLTIEGEDNSDKIKSEELNLQSKLLDLQDTQTKLKTATDDSSIDSLKLNLKKQQLSIDQSRDTIADLQDSGEGGSITAPFDGTVSALAAAAGDSLNPSTELMVIANYNKLQMVVGIDELDIAKVKIGQTATISVEALADKSFTGKVTKIADEGTSSNGVASFDVTVALDKGVGLKSGMSAEASVEIEKKENTLMLPIDAVQSVGNRYIVLLPAAASSTGTPAAGGNGGSRGGYGAGAGGQSGSGGASGAEGQQVTQGRGQGQSRDGQGGYGGLGGQGGTGGQGGSGYRNAGSGRTGGSSRFGGGTPQMITVGIHNEDYIEVLSGLTEGQSVVVPTIVPTTTNANQQQGGFGGGGGFGAAFGGGGGLGGGGFGGGGFGGGTGRTTTRTGGGTGTGSGGGGTR, encoded by the coding sequence ATGAGAAAATGGTGGCTCCTTGGAATCGGCGTGCTGTTTGTCGCAGCCGGTGTAGTCGTTTATATGCGAATGGGTTCGAAGGAGACGGCGGCGGCCCCGGTCGTGGCGACGACAAGGGTTATTAAAGGAACGATCGACGTCCACGTTAGCGGCACGGGCAGCCTGGCGCCGGTAGATAAGGAAACGATCAAGTCCTCCGAGCAGGGCACGGTGGAGAAGGTGAACGTCAAGGAAGGCGACGTCGTAAAGAAGGGCGACGTACTTCTGACGATTGAAGGCGAGGACAATAGCGACAAGATCAAATCCGAGGAGCTAAACCTTCAGAGCAAGCTGCTGGATCTGCAGGATACGCAGACGAAGCTGAAGACGGCGACCGACGACAGCAGCATCGACAGCTTGAAGCTGAATCTGAAGAAACAGCAGCTGTCCATCGATCAATCCCGGGATACGATCGCTGATCTGCAGGACAGCGGAGAAGGCGGGTCGATTACGGCGCCGTTCGACGGTACCGTGTCCGCGCTCGCCGCAGCGGCGGGCGATTCGCTGAACCCTTCGACAGAGCTGATGGTCATCGCGAACTATAACAAACTGCAAATGGTCGTCGGCATCGACGAGTTGGACATTGCCAAGGTGAAGATCGGCCAAACCGCGACGATCTCCGTCGAAGCGCTCGCCGACAAATCGTTTACCGGCAAAGTGACCAAAATCGCGGATGAAGGCACTTCAAGCAATGGCGTTGCATCCTTCGACGTAACGGTTGCACTGGATAAAGGCGTAGGCTTGAAGAGCGGGATGTCCGCTGAAGCCAGTGTTGAAATCGAGAAGAAGGAAAACACGCTCATGCTTCCGATCGATGCCGTGCAGTCGGTAGGCAATCGATATATCGTGCTTCTGCCCGCAGCTGCCAGCAGCACGGGAACACCGGCGGCCGGCGGAAACGGCGGCAGTCGCGGTGGATACGGAGCAGGAGCCGGCGGTCAATCAGGTTCCGGCGGAGCATCGGGCGCTGAAGGACAACAAGTCACTCAAGGCCGAGGACAAGGACAAAGTAGAGATGGTCAAGGCGGTTATGGAGGATTAGGCGGCCAAGGCGGTACGGGCGGTCAGGGCGGCTCCGGCTATCGGAATGCCGGCAGCGGAAGAACAGGTGGAAGCAGTCGGTTTGGCGGCGGAACGCCGCAAATGATTACGGTCGGCATCCATAACGAAGATTACATTGAAGTGCTCTCCGGCCTTACAGAAGGTCAAAGCGTCGTCGTGCCTACGATCGTCCCGACTACGACGAATGCCAATCAGCAGCAGGGCGGATTCGGCGGGGGCGGAGGCTTCGGCGCAGCATTCGGAGGCGGGGGCGGTCTTGGCGGCGGAGGCTTCGGAGGAGGAGGCTTCGGAGGCGGAACCGGCCGTACGACCACGCGAACAGGCGGAGGTACCGGCACTGGGAGCGGCGGCGGGGGTACACGATAA
- a CDS encoding ABC transporter ATP-binding protein has translation MEANRKPLIQIESLSKLYKMGGETVHALSEISLRVDNSDFIAIIGPSGSGKSTLMNVIGCLDAPTSGKYWLDGEEVSRLRENRLAEIRNQKIGFIFQGFNLLNKLSALENVELPLIYRGVPAKQRKEQATEALAKVGLEGRTRHKPSELSGGQQQRVAIARALAGNPPILLADEPTGALDTRTGAEVMGLMKELNAQGHTIVLITHDTAISKQARRVVRIQDGQISEEGGEGRERQSSLQNGG, from the coding sequence ATGGAAGCCAACCGTAAACCGCTCATTCAAATCGAGTCGCTGTCCAAGCTGTACAAGATGGGCGGCGAAACCGTGCATGCGCTGAGTGAAATTTCGCTGCGCGTGGATAACAGCGATTTTATCGCCATTATCGGACCTTCCGGTTCGGGCAAATCGACGCTCATGAATGTGATCGGCTGCTTGGATGCGCCAACGTCAGGTAAGTATTGGCTGGACGGCGAAGAAGTAAGCCGGCTGCGCGAGAATCGGCTCGCTGAAATTCGCAACCAGAAGATCGGATTCATCTTTCAAGGGTTTAACCTGCTCAATAAGCTGTCTGCGCTCGAGAACGTAGAGCTGCCGCTCATTTACCGAGGCGTTCCGGCGAAGCAGCGCAAGGAGCAGGCGACCGAGGCGCTTGCAAAGGTCGGGCTGGAAGGCCGTACGCGGCATAAGCCGAGCGAGTTATCCGGCGGGCAGCAGCAGCGCGTTGCCATTGCGCGGGCGTTGGCGGGCAATCCGCCGATTCTGCTTGCGGATGAACCGACGGGAGCGCTGGATACACGCACAGGCGCGGAAGTGATGGGGCTAATGAAAGAATTGAATGCGCAGGGACATACGATCGTCCTCATTACGCACGATACGGCCATATCCAAGCAGGCTAGACGCGTCGTCCGCATTCAGGACGGCCAAATCAGTGAAGAAGGCGGTGAGGGACGTGAACGTCAGTCAAGCCTTCAAAATGGCGGCTAA
- a CDS encoding ABC transporter permease, whose amino-acid sequence MNVSQAFKMAAKSILANKMRSLLTMLGIIIGVAAVIALVGVGQGTTKQVTDQVQSLGTNLLTVSITGRGSKTTLDYKEAEDITNKDDIAYAAPFNQQNATVKNGSASTSVSVVGTTADYLDVKDYNVAEGRFVAQIDLDYDQKIAVLGSTTATDLFGTANAVGKTFLINGVRYKVVGVLAAKGSSLTGSNDEIVVIPITTSERLFKSKGVKTINVQVAESDKMDTVMAELETALSKKFRNDTNSYRVFNQQDLLDSFSSISDTLSLALGGVAAISLLVGGIGIMNIMLVSVTERTREIGIRKAIGAKKRDILTQFLIEAVALSGLGGILGVGIGLGTSQLLSKFMHITVVLSVPIIGLAFGFSVFIGVVFGLFPANKASSLRPIEALRYE is encoded by the coding sequence GTGAACGTCAGTCAAGCCTTCAAAATGGCGGCTAAAAGCATTCTGGCGAACAAAATGCGTTCGCTGCTCACCATGCTCGGCATCATCATCGGCGTTGCCGCGGTAATCGCGCTGGTCGGCGTCGGCCAAGGCACGACGAAGCAGGTGACGGATCAGGTGCAGAGTCTCGGCACCAACTTGCTGACGGTCAGCATCACGGGCCGCGGATCCAAGACGACGCTGGATTATAAAGAAGCGGAAGATATCACGAATAAGGATGACATCGCATATGCCGCGCCGTTCAACCAGCAGAACGCCACGGTGAAGAACGGCAGTGCAAGCACGAGCGTCAGCGTCGTCGGCACGACGGCCGATTATCTGGACGTGAAGGATTATAACGTCGCCGAAGGCCGATTCGTCGCGCAGATCGACTTGGATTACGATCAGAAGATCGCCGTTCTGGGCTCGACGACGGCGACGGATCTGTTCGGTACCGCGAATGCGGTCGGCAAGACGTTTCTTATCAACGGCGTCCGGTATAAGGTCGTCGGCGTACTGGCAGCCAAGGGCAGTTCCTTGACGGGCTCCAATGACGAGATTGTCGTTATCCCGATTACGACGTCGGAACGGCTGTTCAAATCCAAGGGCGTCAAGACGATCAACGTGCAGGTCGCGGAATCGGACAAGATGGACACGGTTATGGCGGAATTGGAAACGGCGCTCAGCAAGAAATTCCGCAACGACACGAACAGCTATCGCGTGTTCAATCAGCAGGATTTGCTCGATTCCTTCAGCAGCATCTCCGATACGCTGTCGCTGGCGCTTGGCGGCGTTGCCGCGATATCCCTGCTCGTCGGCGGCATCGGGATCATGAACATCATGCTCGTGTCCGTGACGGAGCGGACGAGGGAGATCGGCATTCGCAAAGCGATCGGCGCGAAGAAACGGGATATTTTGACACAGTTTCTAATCGAGGCGGTCGCGCTCAGCGGTCTTGGCGGCATACTCGGCGTTGGCATTGGGCTCGGCACCTCGCAGCTCTTATCGAAATTCATGCATATTACCGTTGTTCTATCCGTGCCGATTATCGGCTTGGCGTTCGGATTCTCGGTCTTTATCGGCGTCGTCTTCGGGCTCTTCCCGGCGAACAAGGCTTCGAGCTTGAGACCGATCGAGGCGCTTCGTTACGAATAG